The genomic segment GTCATCGGCGCGGCTTTCCTCTTCCTGGGAGCCCTGGGAATCGTGAGGATGCCCGACCTTTTCAACAGAATTCAGGCGGGAACCAAAGCAACCACTCTGGGAACCATACTGTTTCTGGCCGGACTGGCCTTTGCTCATCCTTCATGGTGGTCAAAACTGGTGGTTCTGATCCTCTTTATCCTTTTTACAAACCCCGTATCTTCCCATGCTCTGGCACGGGCCGCTCATTTCATTGGTATAAAGATGACTGAGAAAACGGTTCTGGATAAACTTGTTGTCCCAACCGAGGAGGCTGAAGATGCTGAGTAATATTCTGGTTATCATGCTGGTCGTTCTTATGCTAGCCTCGGCTATCACCGCCATTCAGGCGAAAGAACTGGTTGTTTCGATCATCTCCGCCGGACTGGTGTCGCTGCTCGCTTCGGTTCTCTACCTGATGCTCGCGGCGCCCGATGTGGCCATGACCGAAGCGGCTATCGGAAGCGGTCTTTCGACAATTATTTTCTTTTACGTTCTCAATAAAGTAAGGGGAGGCGAAAATGGCTAAAAATATCGCAGTTATACTCCTTCTCCTCGCGATGGGGACTCTTTTCTACAATCTGGCGGACAACTTTCAGGCAGCTGACTCTCTCAATGAGACAGCCACTTACTACGCTGAAAACACAGCCGATGAAGTGGGAACCGCCAATATTGTTACAGCGATTGTCGTGACCTACAGAGGTCTGGATACGCTGGGCGAAGTCACGATTCTTTTCCTCACGGCGGCTATCGTAGCTTTTCTGTTAAAAGGGAACACATCCGGCGTTGAGAGAGAGACAAGAGATTCCAGCGAGCTGCTCAAAACAGCGGCTGGAGTTATCACGCCTCTGATTTTCCTGCTCGGCGCTTATATCTTTATCAACGGGCATCTGACTCCCGGTGGCGGGTTCCAGGGCGGAGCGGTTATCGCTTCGGGACTGATCCTTCTCCTTCTGGCCAAACCGGAATCCAAAGCGGCGACGGGACTTTTCGCAGTCGTCGAATCGATTTCCGGTCTCGCCTATGTGGCTCTCGGTATCGCCGGGATCTTCCTGGCAGGCGGATTCCTGGACAACAG from the Spirochaeta isovalerica genome contains:
- a CDS encoding hydrogenase subunit MbhD domain-containing protein, whose amino-acid sequence is MLSNILVIMLVVLMLASAITAIQAKELVVSIISAGLVSLLASVLYLMLAAPDVAMTEAAIGSGLSTIIFFYVLNKVRGGENG
- the mbhE gene encoding hydrogen gas-evolving membrane-bound hydrogenase subunit E → MAKNIAVILLLLAMGTLFYNLADNFQAADSLNETATYYAENTADEVGTANIVTAIVVTYRGLDTLGEVTILFLTAAIVAFLLKGNTSGVERETRDSSELLKTAAGVITPLIFLLGAYIFINGHLTPGGGFQGGAVIASGLILLLLAKPESKAATGLFAVVESISGLAYVALGIAGIFLAGGFLDN
- the mnhG gene encoding monovalent cation/H(+) antiporter subunit G, with amino-acid sequence VIGAAFLFLGALGIVRMPDLFNRIQAGTKATTLGTILFLAGLAFAHPSWWSKLVVLILFILFTNPVSSHALARAAHFIGIKMTEKTVLDKLVVPTEEAEDAE